CAATCCTACTTTTTCATTCTCATCAAACTTGTCCTATATTATTTGGTCACTTACCCGTTGTCCTAACCCAATTTGGGGTTTAATCATAATTGAtattctcttctatttttttgctTGTTGGGTATATCATAATTGACACTcaaccaaaatttcaaaaacaccCCCCATCACAGAatcacacacatgcacacacccCATGGCCCCTACACTTCAATCAATGCACCTCACACCCATCTTATTATAAGCCCCAATACACCCTCTCTAATTTATTACTCCTTTCACGTTCCCCTTCCACAATCCCCATTATCACCTTCATTTTCTCCCCAACTCTTCAATCTCTCGAAAGGGTCAAACACCCAAAAGTCTCAAACCCTCAAAACTCaccaaaacataaacaaaagcaaaatacaACATGACCACCTATGGTACTATACCAGCTTCATCACCAGCACAAGCCAACCTTGAATACATCTCACGTGCAAAAGAGAGAATCAGGGCAGGCCTTGGCACTCGTAGACCATGGAAGCTCATGTTCGATTTCCACAGTTTTCGCTTACCTTCAAACTTTGCCGATGCAGTCTCAAGGATAAAAGCAAACGTGGGGTATTTTCGCATGAACTACGCCATTGTAGTGCTTCTAATTCTTTTCCTCAGCCTTCTATGGCACCCCGTATCGCTCATAGTGTTTATAGTAATGATGGCAGCGTGGTTGTTCTTGTACTTCTTGCGTGACGAGCCACTCATGGTTTTTGGCCGCGTGATTGATGATAGGGTGGTGATGATTGTGTTGGCTGTGTTGACCGTGGTGTTCTTGTTGTTGACAAAGGCCACGTTGAACATCTTGGTGGCGCTGTTGATTGGGGCAGTGTTGGTGGTGGTGCACGCCGCAGTGAGAAAGACTGATGATTTGTTCTTGGATGATGAAGCTTCTGGGTTGATGACTGGTACTAGTACAAGTTCTGGCGGTGGTGTTGTTGGTTCTGGATCTAGTCcttaattaatcaaaatttgtgtttgttgcgatgaatttttgttttgtattgttttgttttgggttttgtaattCTCCCCCCAATTTGGTGATTTAGTACAGAGGAAATGAGATTtgtttctttggtttctttttcaattttggggttTTGCTCTTTTTGGCATCTGGGTTTTTCATATGGGAtaaaacttagaattttagatTCATTTCTTAGTTGCCAATCAAATACAACCATCTATTTACATTGGTCAATAGTTACCTATTGAATTTAATTGCATTTCTTAGTTGCCAATCAAATTCAACCATCTATTTGCATTGGTCAATAGTTacatagttgaatttaattgtattGCATATAAAAAATTGGACCGAAATTTTGTCGATTATATGGTTATGTTATTGTTAATATCGTTGGTCATTGTCCTACTTTTATGGTGGGAGATTTAAGGGTTCTTC
The sequence above is drawn from the Castanea sativa cultivar Marrone di Chiusa Pesio chromosome 5, ASM4071231v1 genome and encodes:
- the LOC142633808 gene encoding PRA1 family protein F3-like, whose translation is MTTYGTIPASSPAQANLEYISRAKERIRAGLGTRRPWKLMFDFHSFRLPSNFADAVSRIKANVGYFRMNYAIVVLLILFLSLLWHPVSLIVFIVMMAAWLFLYFLRDEPLMVFGRVIDDRVVMIVLAVLTVVFLLLTKATLNILVALLIGAVLVVVHAAVRKTDDLFLDDEASGLMTGTSTSSGGGVVGSGSSP